A section of the Thunnus albacares chromosome 6, fThuAlb1.1, whole genome shotgun sequence genome encodes:
- the LOC122984319 gene encoding alpha-2-macroglobulin-like protein 1 isoform X3 translates to MDANFIPVDRVYKVVELQDPSSNRIAQWLDKSVVGGILDLSHPMIPEAVQGSYMITATTDKGEQISHSFDIKEYVLPKYEVKVHLPSVITILDQEATVKICGKYTYGKPVVGSVKAVFCRNAIRYYWYTSVQKSDLCTTYEMTTDKSGCATQTVNMTEFSLNKSVYDDNFEVDAEMEEYGTGVILKGSGRTTFSSHIRTVTFEDAPAAYKPGIPFEGKVKVIGPDNKPVTNEPVYLFIGDSQNLTLTTDMKGMASFSLDTSLWEDTVHLKARSRKKEENEPYVANTRRPEYRSAYHHVAAFYSKSSSFLKLMQVSGRIACDKDATVRAQYIIQGEELKKGQEVLDFFYLVISRGGIVQHGRVPVAVKVGTVNKGELSVSLRQVTNLAPFAQVVVYTVMPSGEAVADSQDFPIQLCLNNKVSLKFSSLQELPAEKTTLKLQAHPGSLCSVRAIDQSVLLLQSEQELTVDYVYSQLPLQKLSGYSYEVEDFEPYPCFRVPLPEPELEPKPEAEILDNVEPTGRTKRSVYYGPPSQKNDVYSIFKEIGIKIVTNSDVKKPYNCHERIMYEMLYYDVADTEADALTESLSEEAGAAPLSVEEKSGKTKETVRTFFPETWIWELVSVGDSGSVNVEKTVPDTITKWAAGAFCVSSAGFGVSPNTGLTAFQPFFVSLTLPYSVIRGEVFTLKATVFNYLSKCIMVKVTLAQSDQYTYRSCDGCQYSVCLCGEESRTFSWIVTPTALGEVNLKVSAEALKTDQLCGNEVATVPDMGRIDTVVRTLLVQPEGTPQSVSHNALLCPAEGPVEKKIPLLMPEMFVAGSARASVSVLGDLMGRAMKNLDRLLAMPYGCGEQNMVLFAPNIFILNYLKSTGQLTTEIQDKATRFLESGYQRELTYKHDDGSYSAFGKSDDSGNTWLTSFVMKSFGGARPYIFVNAQHIKDARKWLSKHQRPDGCIRSVGKLFHNGMKGGVSDDVSLTAYITAALLELDANTTDPVVQSCLSCLKAAVEGQMDNLYTTALLSYTFTLAGDQEMRSKLITYMHQQSNTQGGTRHWDRAGASQKGLDSLEVEMTSYMLLALLSGPALPEFGLDYSSGIVRWLAQQQNPYGGFSSTQDTVVALQALAKYGAATYSEEGSTTVTVTSLGGLNKEFKVDQSNRLLYQEEKLSDVPGEYTITAQGQSCVLAQISMHYNVPPPPDYSAFNISTNTMAKCNISRPQLILFVHVRYQGRREETNMVIINIKLLSGYILDKSSLKLLKSDRSVKRVDLEEGFINIYLDGLKKDEEKIYSVTVEEDVQVRNLKPAVVKVYDYYQTSDEAVTDYTSPCAESDSVNEL, encoded by the exons ATGATTCCTGAGGCAGTGCAAGGAAGCTACATGATCACTGCCACAACAGATAAAGGAGAGCAAATATCCCACAGCTTTGACATCAAGGAATACG TTTTGCCAAAGTATGAGGTAAAGGTCCACCTGCCCAGTGTGATTACCATCCTGGACCAGGAGGCAACAGTAAAGATTTGTGGAAA GTACACCTATGGGAAACCAGTTGTTGGCTCGGTCAAGGCTGTGTTTTGTAGAAATGCCATTCGGTATTACTGGTATACATCTGTCCAAAAAAGTGACCTCTGCACAACATATGAAATGACA ACGGATAAAAGTGGTTGCGCTACACAAACCGTGAACATGACAGAGTTTTCCCTCAACAAGAGCGTATACGACGACAATTTTGAGGTGGATGCTGAAATGGAGGAGTACGGCACGG GGGTGATTCTGAAAGGCAGCGGGCGGACCACCTTCAGCAGCCACATCAGAACTGTCACTTTTGAGGATGCACCTGCAGCGTATAAGCCTGGCATCCCATTCGAGGGAAAG GTCAAAGTGATTGGTCCAGACAACAAACCGGTCACCAACGAGCCCGTGTACCTGTTCATTGGGGACTCACAAAACTTAACTCTCACTACAGACATGAAAGgcatggcttcattttctcttgaCACCTCCCTCTGGGAGGACACGGTGCATCTGAAG GCGAGGTCcagaaagaaggaggagaatGAGCCGTATGTGGCCAACACACGTAGACCAGAGTACAGGTCGGCCTACCACCATGTCGCAGCGTTTTACTCCAAGAGCAGTAGTTTCTTAAAGCTTATGCAGGTCAGCGGAAGGATCGCCTGTGACAAAGATGCGACTGTGCGTGCTCAGTACATCATCCAGGGGGAGGAGCTAAAGAAAGGACAGGAAGTCCTCGACTTCTTTTACCTG GTGATTTCCAGAGGTGGAATTGTGCAGCATGGTCGTGTCCCAGTGGCTGTTAAAGTGGGAACTG TCAACAAAGGGGAGTTGTCTGTATCACTCCGTCAAGTGACAAACCTGGCACCATTCGCCCAGGTGGTAGTTTACACTGTGATGCCTAGTGGAGAAGCTGTGGCCGACAGTCAGGACTTCCCCATTCAGCTCTGCCTCAATAACAAG GTGTCTTTGAAGTTCTCCTCTCTTCAGGAGCTTCCAGCTGAGAAGACCACGCTAAAACTCCAGGCTCACCCAGGCTCCCTGTGCTCTGTCAGAGCCATCGACCAGAGCGTCCTCCTGCTGCAGTCAGAGCAGGAACTCACAGTTGACTAT GTGTACAGCCAGCTGCCTTTACAGAAGCTGTCAGGATACTCGTATGAGGTTGAAGACTTTGAGCCATATCCCTGCTTCCGTGTGCCACTGCCAGAGCCTGAACTTGAACCCAAACCAGAAGCTGAGATTTTGGACAACGTAGAGCCAACTGGACGAACAAAGCGCTCAGTTTACTATGGACCGCCCAGTCAGAAGAACGATGTCTACAGCATCTTCAAA GAAATTGGAATCAAGATTGTGACTAACTCTGATGTGAAAAAACCTTATAACTGCCATGAAAGGATTATGTATGAGATGCTTTACTATGATG TTGCAGATACAGAAGCTGATGCTTTAACTGAGTCTTTAAGTGAGGAGGCGGGGGCGGCGCCTCTATCTGTTGAAGAGAAAAGTGGGAAGACCAAGGAGACTGTTAGAACCTTCTTCCCTGAGACCTGGATCTGGGAGCTGGTTTCTGTTGG AGACAGTGGGTCAGTGAATGTAGAGAAGACGGTCCCAGACACCATCACTAAGTGGGCCGCTGGAGCTTTCTGTGTCTCCTCCGCGGGCTTCGGCGTGTCACCCAACACCGGGCTGACTGCCTTCCAGCCGTTCTTTGTCAGTCTCACGTTGCCCTACTCTGTCATTCGGGGGGAGGTGTTTACACTCAAAGCGACTGTCTTCAACTATCTCTCCAAATGCATTATG gtGAAGGTAACACTGGCTCAGTCAGACCAGTACACCTACAGGAGCTGTGATGGCTGCcagtacagtgtgtgtctgtgtggagaGGAGAGCAGGACCTTCTCCTGGATTGTCACTCCGACCGCCCTTG gTGAGGTGAATCTGAAGGTCAGCGCCGAGGCCCTGAAGACTGACCAACTGTGTGGAAACGAAGTGGCCACCGTCCCTGACATGGGCCGTATCGACACAGTGGTCCGCACCCTGCTGGTGCAG CCTGAAGGAACaccacagtcagtcagtcacaacGCTCTCCTCTGTCCTGCAG AGGGGCCAGTGGAAAAGAAAATCCCTCTTCTGATGCCTGAGATGTTTGTTGCTGGATCTGCCAGGGCCTCTGTCTCTGTACTGG GTGACCTGATGGGCCGGGCCATGAAGAACCTGGACAGGCTCCTGGCCATGCCATACGGCTGCGGGGAGCAGAACATGGTGCTCTTTGCTccaaacattttcattctcaACTACCTGAAAAGCACAGGTCAGCTGACCACGGAGATTCAGGACAAGGCAACACGTTTCCTGGAAAGTG GATATCAGCGAGAGCTCACCTACAAGCATGATGACGGTTCCTACAGCGCCTTTGGGAAGAGTGATGACTCTGGAAACACCTG GCTGACCTCTTTTGTGATGAAGTCCTTTGGCGGGGCCAGACCATACATCTTTGTGAATGCCCAGCACATTAAAGATGCCAGGAAGTGGCTGTCCAAACACCAGCGGCCTGACGGCTGCATCAGATCTGTGGGGAAACTCTTCCACAACGGCATGAAG GGAGGAGTGAGTGACGATGTGTCCCTGACAGCCTACATCACCGCCGCCCTGCTGGAGCTGGACGCCAACACCACG GACCCCGTCGTCCAGAGCTGTCTGAGCTGTCTCAAAGCAGCAGTGGAGGGCCAAATGGACAACCTGTACACCACAGCCCTGCTGTCCTACACCTTCACTCTGGCTGGAGACCAAGAGATGAGGAGCAAACTGATCACCTATATGCACCAGCAGTCCAACACACAAG GGGGCACCCGTCACTGGGACAGAGCAGGGGCTTCTCAGAAAGGCCTGGACTCTCTGGAGGTGGAGATGACCTCCTACATGCTGCTGGCTCTGCTCTCCGGTCCGGCCCTGCCAGAATTTGGTTTGGACTACTCCTCTGGCATCGTCCGCTGGCTCGCTCAGCAGCAGAACCCTTACGGCGGCTTCTCTTCCACTCAG GACACCGTGGTGGCCCTCCAGGCGCTGGCTAAGTACGGAGCCGCCACCTACAGCGAGGAGGGCAGCACTACGGTGACGGTGACGTCGTTAGGAGGCCTGAACAAAGAGTTCAAGGTGGATCAGAGCAACAGGCTGCTGTACCAGGAGGAGAAGCTGAGCGACGTCCCTGGAGAGTACACCATCACAGCCCAGGGACAGAGCTGTGTGCTGGCTCAG ATCTCCATGCATTACAACGTCCCTCCTCCCCCCGACTACTCTGCCTTCAACATTTCAACTAACACCATGGCCAAGTGCAACATCAGCAGGCCGCAGCTCATCCTCTTTGTGCACGTcag gtaCCAGGGCAGGAGAGAGGAAACTAACATGgtcatcatcaacatcaaacTGCTGTCGGGATACATCCTGGATAAGAGCTCACTGAAGCTG CTGAAGAGCGACCGCTCAGTGAAGCGCGTGGACTTGGAGGAGGGATTCATCAACATCTACTTAGACGGG cTGAAGAAAGACGAAGAAAAGATATACAGTGTGACAGTAGAGGAGGACGTGCAGGTCAGGAACCTGAAACCAGCTGTGGTCAAAGTGTATGATTACTACCAAACAA GTGATGAGGCAGTCACTGACTACACCTCCCCCTGTGCAGAGA GTGACAGCGTCAACGAGCTGTAA